From Flavipsychrobacter sp., a single genomic window includes:
- the secG gene encoding preprotein translocase subunit SecG yields MITLIAILILLGCVVLGFFILVQNPKGGGLSGTFGSVGSQVMGVKQSTDILEKGTWTAMGVIAALCIVSVMFFESPKETKTNTPPATSAPVQQQQAPAGPDAQ; encoded by the coding sequence ATGATTACGCTAATAGCTATTTTAATATTATTAGGTTGTGTGGTACTAGGCTTTTTCATTCTAGTACAAAATCCGAAAGGAGGTGGCCTTTCTGGAACTTTTGGTAGTGTTGGTTCTCAAGTAATGGGAGTAAAACAATCTACTGACATCTTGGAAAAAGGAACATGGACAGCAATGGGTGTTATTGCTGCACTTTGCATTGTTTCTGTAATGTTTTTTGAATCTCCTAAAGAGACTAAAACAAATACACCACCCGCAACTAGCGCTCCTGTGCAACAACAACAAGCACCTGCAGGGCCAGATGCTCAATAG
- a CDS encoding tetratricopeptide repeat protein: MITSSSIPYISKALNEPQNISEADAESIDALIQAYPYFMPARYMDAAKKHKGSPYNEELMAQMQLYSGNWILYSDFLNEVVDGADVEMASQEALTSTTEQTVVDNVPEPITEETTQTVEEAPVTEAVETKNEPTIISSENDNDTDDADDFNPVNTDFNTGDKPYVRKEKRKDRKPIVEERMMTDNEDDEALILPIYTDDYFLHQGVNVSNKIPEDFESAEGAIESESNEDDEEKALMVVMSFAEWLNFFKTKKQAEEEEEEGQKALKTMWQKEKLAAALEEEDEEIPENVFEMAVNSISKEDGLISESLANIHIKQGRYDKAIDMYRKLSLRNPQKKAYFARKIEYLIKEQEQ, from the coding sequence ATGATTACATCTTCATCCATACCATATATCAGTAAGGCGCTTAATGAGCCCCAAAATATATCTGAAGCAGACGCAGAAAGTATTGATGCTTTAATACAAGCATACCCATACTTTATGCCAGCTAGGTATATGGATGCTGCCAAAAAACACAAAGGCTCACCTTATAACGAGGAGCTGATGGCTCAAATGCAGCTTTATTCAGGCAACTGGATACTTTATAGTGATTTCTTGAATGAAGTAGTAGATGGCGCTGATGTTGAAATGGCTAGCCAAGAAGCCCTAACATCTACTACTGAACAAACTGTAGTTGACAATGTGCCTGAACCGATTACAGAAGAAACTACTCAAACAGTAGAGGAAGCGCCAGTAACAGAAGCTGTCGAAACCAAAAACGAGCCTACTATCATCAGTAGTGAAAATGATAATGATACAGACGATGCTGATGACTTTAATCCTGTAAATACTGATTTTAACACAGGAGATAAGCCTTATGTCAGAAAAGAGAAGAGAAAAGACAGGAAGCCAATAGTAGAAGAGAGGATGATGACCGATAATGAGGATGATGAAGCACTAATTTTGCCTATTTATACGGACGATTACTTCCTACATCAAGGAGTAAATGTTTCTAACAAAATACCTGAAGACTTTGAATCGGCAGAAGGAGCTATCGAATCAGAATCAAATGAAGATGATGAGGAGAAGGCACTAATGGTGGTCATGAGCTTTGCAGAATGGCTCAACTTCTTCAAAACTAAAAAGCAAGCTGAAGAAGAAGAGGAAGAAGGTCAGAAAGCCTTAAAAACAATGTGGCAAAAAGAAAAATTGGCAGCCGCTTTGGAGGAAGAAGACGAAGAAATACCGGAAAATGTATTTGAAATGGCGGTCAACTCCATTTCGAAGGAAGATGGCTTAATTAGTGAATCTCTTGCCAATATCCATATAAAGCAAGGCAGGTACGATAAAGCCATAGATATGTACCGTAAATTAAGTTTGCGAAATCCGCAGAAAAAGGCTTATTTTGCGCGCAAGATCGAATATCTTATAAAAGAACAAGAACAATGA
- a CDS encoding LptE family protein: MYKFSIYIILAFCITISGCGIYSFTGASIDGKTINIHTLENNARNVVPTLSPALTSKIRSRILSQTGLSPVNNNNADYDISGSITTYQVTVSGVQNTQTASLNRLTIGISVKFENRLDEKANFTQTFTKFADFPATQTLQSAEAGLIDEIGDLLATEIFNKAFVNW, encoded by the coding sequence CTTTTTGCATTACAATATCCGGCTGTGGTATTTACAGCTTTACCGGTGCATCTATTGATGGCAAAACCATCAATATCCATACACTGGAAAACAATGCCCGTAATGTAGTTCCTACATTAAGCCCTGCGCTCACTTCTAAGATCAGAAGTCGTATTTTATCGCAAACTGGTCTTTCTCCTGTAAATAATAACAATGCTGATTATGATATATCCGGCTCAATAACTACTTATCAGGTTACAGTATCTGGAGTTCAGAATACGCAAACAGCGAGCTTAAATAGGCTTACTATAGGGATTTCTGTAAAATTTGAAAATAGATTAGACGAAAAGGCAAACTTTACACAAACATTCACGAAGTTTGCAGACTTCCCTGCTACACAAACCTTACAAAGTGCTGAAGCAGGTCTTATTGATGAAATAGGAGATTTACTGGCTACTGAAATATTTAATAAAGCATTCGTAAATTGGTAG